The genomic region AACAGTAGTTGAAGCAGATAAGCAAATGTATAGACATAAACGTCAAATCAAAGATATGTCTCAATAAGGTAATAAAATTAAGTTTTCCTACAATTAACATAATACACCTTATACGAAATGCTTGATATTTCTCTTTAAATATCATTATATTAAAGTAAGCCGTTCTGGACATTAGGGCACCAGAGCGGCTTTTTCATGATTTTTCACGTTCCACGATCAATAAATGCGCAATGTTCCACGGTTTTAGTAAGCCTTGGTAAACAATTCAATATCTAGTCATCACTTAAAACAGCATGTAGAACTCGGCCCAATAAACCTCGTTTCTTAGGTTCCGGTGTTATCGTAGTTGTTTCCTGAATAGGCTTGTTTTCTATTGCCGTAACTTGTTCAGGCTGTACAGTTTCTTGTAAGTCTATATTTGTACGGATTTGTTCATTTGTACTGTCAGCCTGACTGTCAGGCTGAATATTTTTTGGTGTATAGCCAAGTGCTAATGTTAGGTTATCAATTTTATCTTTAAGTTGCTCAATCTCTTTGTACATACGCCTTTCACGCTCTTCGGCAACTGATTTATCATGTCGTAACTCTTCAATCAATTGCTTGTACAGTTCAACTGTAGTGTTGTCAGTTTCCTTACTATTAGGCTTACTGTCAGCCTGACTGTTAGGCATACCATAAACACGTTGCATTTCACTAAAATCAATGACTTTTCGATTCTTCGCATCAATTTCATAACTGATAGAACCATTCTTCATACGATCATAAATTGATGTACGAGCAATTCCATACTTTTTAGCTAATTCTGCAACAGTAAATTTAGGCATAGTTCTTTAATTATGTTTTAGTCCCTCATTACATGAACTGTAATGTACTTAAGCCTTAAAACCTAGATTTTTAAGATGTGGAAGAAGTTGTTTTTGCTGTATTGGATCTCTGAGCATATCTTTAATTTTAATCGCTAACTCGTCATAGCTTTCACCTTGATTTGCTAAATGAGACAGTTCATGTAGACGAGATAACTGATTTCCAAATAAGTTAATTTGTGCATCATTCATTTGATAAAAAGATTGCTTGATGGTGTTAGTTTGTTTAGATGGTCGAGCTTTAGACTTAATAGAGAACTGGATATCAGTAATCACTCTTCCTTTCTTGAATTGCTGATAATCTACAGTTATATCAGTATGTTTGTTGATTTCATTAATTGCTTTGTCTAATACATTAGACTTGAAATTGGACATAGTTGAATACTCTTCAACACCAAGTCCAAGCTTTGATCTTAAATCATTGATACTGTATTTTTCAGTCTTAGCAACGCTTAACCACTTAATAATAAGTTCATATAATCGAATACTATATTTGCTTTTAAAGTCAGAAACTTGCTCGATATAGTATTTTGTGAATTGTTCACTTAATTTACTAATTAAGCTAATTACTTCATGACTAAGATATAAAACAATCAAACCGCTCTTATCAACATAGGTCACTTTATTAACCCAATTAGCCGTTGAAAGTGCTTCTATGCCCTTATATCTATCTAAATAGCTAAACTCTCTTCGCTTTAACGTTTTAGAAGCATCTTTAAGTAGGGCATAAGCATTATTGCTATCCACTTT from Acinetobacter sp. YWS30-1 harbors:
- a CDS encoding plasmid replication DNA-binding protein gives rise to the protein MPKFTVAELAKKYGIARTSIYDRMKNGSISYEIDAKNRKVIDFSEMQRVYGMPNSQADSKPNSKETDNTTVELYKQLIEELRHDKSVAEERERRMYKEIEQLKDKIDNLTLALGYTPKNIQPDSQADSTNEQIRTNIDLQETVQPEQVTAIENKPIQETTTITPEPKKRGLLGRVLHAVLSDD
- the repM gene encoding replication initiation protein RepM; translated protein: MTNTNKLVVKDNALIDASFNLSLIEQRIMLLAIVEARESNNLSPDTPIEVSVSDYIHQFKVDSNNAYALLKDASKTLKRREFSYLDRYKGIEALSTANWVNKVTYVDKSGLIVLYLSHEVISLISKLSEQFTKYYIEQVSDFKSKYSIRLYELIIKWLSVAKTEKYSINDLRSKLGLGVEEYSTMSNFKSNVLDKAINEINKHTDITVDYQQFKKGRVITDIQFSIKSKARPSKQTNTIKQSFYQMNDAQINLFGNQLSRLHELSHLANQGESYDELAIKIKDMLRDPIQQKQLLPHLKNLGFKA